In Trifolium pratense cultivar HEN17-A07 linkage group LG7, ARS_RC_1.1, whole genome shotgun sequence, a genomic segment contains:
- the LOC123899878 gene encoding lysine-specific demethylase JMJ25-like isoform X2 — protein sequence MLGDDVFIPAGLPHQVRNLKSCIKVALDFVSPEHIGECFRLTEECCKLPVNHKSAEDKFKVKKIVIQAMLDIKVCMTAITEGMTANH from the exons ATG CTAGGAGATGACGTTTTCATTCCTGCTGGTTTGCCTCACCAAGTCAGAAATCTGAAG TCATGCATCAAGGTTGCACTTGATTTTGTCTCTCCTGAACACATTGGTGAATGCTTCCGTTTGACAGAGGAATGTTGCAAGCTTCCGGTAAATCACAAATCAGCTGAGGACAAATTTAAG GTGAAGAAAATTGTCATACAGGCTATGCTTGATATTAAAGTATGCATGACGGCAATCACCGAAG GCATGACAGCAAATCACTAA
- the LOC123899878 gene encoding lysine-specific demethylase JMJ25-like isoform X1, producing the protein MLGDDVFIPAGLPHQVRNLKSCIKVALDFVSPEHIGECFRLTEECCKLPVNHKSAEDKFKVKKIVIQAMLDIKVCMTAITEGMTANH; encoded by the exons ATG CTAGGAGATGACGTTTTCATTCCTGCTGGTTTGCCTCACCAAGTCAGAAATCTGAAG TCATGCATCAAGGTTGCACTTGATTTTGTCTCTCCTGAACACATTGGTGAATGCTTCCGTTTGACAGAGGAATGTTGCAAGCTTCCGGTAAATCACAAATCAGCTGAGGACAAATTTAAG GTGAAGAAAATTGTCATACAGGCTATGCTTGATATTAAAGTATGCATGACGGCAATCACCGAAGGCATGACAGCAAATCACTAA